Proteins encoded within one genomic window of Thermomicrobiales bacterium:
- a CDS encoding SMC family ATPase — MRLVEVEIENYKQYAGMHLFRPGEKAMVAIVGQNGAGKTTLFEAIEWCLYNPSRIKNDTLIPRVQGGKPRVRVVLEDPQSGVVYEVERMLKGGSTQAEIYRQDQPESPLVQGTKQVTEFVARELTGLSHTAFVATFFTRQKELSFFGDLGATQRREQVGRLLGLETIRVAQKRIGEQRTRKQAEARVKREQYEEQSSGIDFPAERAHLDAQITEQTARHEAARMEEAASREETVAASGARDLAQERFAAHAALQQELGQTGAEIRRLTDLRAGAERDLAAIANAEQEILRQQDSADQEPALRAALERHDAEKRKEENAARLRDDLLQVRVERASIEAILTTDRRIGESGDDSLQAASRLVAAFDAEIGKLAAVDIESLRRRHEAARALTDLNSRYEAEAARLDTMERLACQLTEQVAALTADGPPADRMAKLHQERIELQQAAAAASSMASQTENRARPLKQLEQNLRASPLGEVCPTCARPFQPGESEQTLAALAEQIRLMEQEAASERAKAAELTARVAELTAGESALMKENEELSHLYGRLENGRGMIEATAVDVANLARERESRLAGSGWRDVPTATDLELMAAELKSAEADDSRRPRLELGREQLIASIARQESLDAQLAALGLIAYDLTAHRTDHAAWELARDAAARIDELRKQVARRPEHEAAIAQATSELLALAGVRTRIETDIEGLAFDPAEVETANRVFSLALDRERSATAAAHASEQQLTQARRARQDLDLFETRLKTLAEEAAAAEIAAGELDRVYREFARFEKFVAVAVTPVLGEIASELLEKATDGKYDRLEFTEDYGIEVYDGQDDRFPLSQYSGGERDVMALCARLALSQVIGGQAATPIKFMVLDEVFGSLDPDRRRNLMEMLQRLMEENQAFQQLFVISHVDDVRAASMFDEVWKVSESSEGVSELEQVSVTGATEDY; from the coding sequence ATGCGCCTGGTCGAAGTCGAAATCGAGAACTACAAGCAGTACGCCGGGATGCATCTGTTCCGTCCCGGAGAGAAGGCGATGGTCGCGATCGTCGGCCAGAACGGAGCGGGCAAGACCACGCTCTTCGAGGCGATCGAGTGGTGCCTGTACAACCCGTCGCGTATCAAGAACGACACCCTCATTCCGCGAGTGCAGGGCGGAAAACCACGTGTGCGGGTGGTGCTCGAAGACCCGCAAAGCGGAGTGGTGTACGAGGTCGAGCGAATGCTGAAAGGCGGCTCGACGCAGGCGGAGATCTATCGCCAGGACCAACCAGAATCGCCGTTGGTGCAGGGAACGAAGCAAGTCACCGAGTTCGTCGCCCGGGAGCTCACCGGGCTCTCACACACCGCGTTTGTCGCTACCTTCTTCACACGGCAGAAAGAACTGTCGTTCTTTGGCGACCTCGGCGCCACCCAGCGGCGCGAGCAAGTGGGACGGTTGCTCGGGTTGGAAACCATCCGGGTTGCGCAGAAGCGCATCGGCGAACAACGCACCCGCAAGCAAGCCGAGGCTCGGGTCAAGCGCGAGCAGTATGAGGAACAGTCGAGTGGGATCGATTTTCCAGCGGAGCGAGCACACCTCGATGCGCAGATCACAGAACAGACTGCGCGCCATGAGGCGGCGCGCATGGAGGAAGCCGCTTCCAGGGAGGAAACGGTTGCCGCTTCTGGCGCACGAGACCTGGCGCAAGAGCGGTTCGCCGCGCATGCCGCGCTCCAACAGGAACTTGGCCAGACTGGCGCCGAGATACGGAGACTGACAGACCTGCGAGCCGGCGCCGAGCGCGATCTCGCGGCGATTGCGAACGCCGAGCAAGAGATCTTGCGCCAGCAGGACAGCGCCGATCAGGAACCCGCGCTGCGCGCCGCGCTGGAGCGGCACGATGCCGAAAAGCGAAAAGAGGAGAACGCCGCGCGACTGCGCGACGATCTGCTGCAGGTGCGCGTAGAACGCGCAAGCATTGAAGCAATCCTGACAACCGATCGGCGCATTGGCGAGTCTGGCGATGACTCGCTGCAGGCAGCATCGAGGTTGGTGGCCGCGTTCGACGCCGAGATCGGCAAACTGGCGGCCGTCGACATCGAGTCGTTGCGTCGTCGCCACGAGGCCGCCCGCGCGTTGACCGATCTGAACAGCCGGTACGAAGCCGAAGCGGCGCGGCTCGACACGATGGAGCGGCTGGCTTGCCAACTGACGGAGCAGGTCGCAGCGCTCACCGCAGATGGGCCACCAGCCGATCGAATGGCGAAACTGCACCAGGAACGGATCGAGCTGCAGCAGGCGGCTGCCGCAGCCAGCAGCATGGCAAGCCAAACCGAGAACCGCGCTCGTCCGTTGAAGCAACTCGAGCAGAATCTGCGCGCCAGTCCGCTTGGCGAGGTCTGTCCCACTTGCGCGCGGCCGTTCCAGCCGGGAGAGTCGGAGCAGACGCTCGCCGCGCTGGCGGAACAGATCCGCCTGATGGAGCAGGAAGCCGCCAGCGAGCGGGCCAAGGCCGCCGAACTGACCGCGCGCGTCGCCGAGCTCACCGCCGGCGAATCCGCTCTGATGAAGGAAAACGAGGAGCTGTCACATCTCTACGGCCGGCTGGAGAATGGCCGCGGCATGATCGAGGCGACAGCTGTGGACGTTGCCAATCTCGCCAGGGAACGCGAGAGCCGACTTGCCGGCTCAGGCTGGCGGGACGTTCCGACGGCGACTGATCTCGAGCTGATGGCAGCTGAGCTGAAATCAGCCGAAGCGGATGACAGCCGCCGCCCACGGCTCGAGCTGGGGCGAGAGCAGTTGATTGCCTCGATTGCTCGACAGGAATCGCTCGATGCGCAGTTGGCAGCCCTCGGCCTGATCGCCTATGACCTCACCGCGCACCGCACCGATCATGCCGCCTGGGAGTTGGCGCGCGACGCAGCGGCGCGCATCGACGAGCTGCGGAAGCAGGTCGCGCGGCGACCGGAACATGAGGCCGCGATCGCGCAAGCGACGAGCGAGCTGCTGGCGCTTGCTGGGGTACGGACTCGAATCGAAACCGACATCGAAGGATTGGCATTCGACCCGGCCGAAGTCGAAACGGCCAACCGCGTCTTTTCCCTGGCGCTCGATCGCGAACGGTCTGCAACCGCTGCCGCGCATGCCTCCGAGCAGCAGCTCACGCAAGCGCGGCGCGCGCGCCAGGATCTGGATCTGTTCGAGACGCGTCTGAAGACGCTTGCGGAGGAGGCCGCGGCGGCCGAGATTGCCGCCGGAGAACTCGATCGGGTCTATCGGGAGTTTGCGCGTTTCGAGAAGTTCGTCGCTGTCGCAGTCACACCGGTTTTGGGCGAGATCGCGAGTGAGTTGCTGGAGAAGGCGACCGACGGGAAATACGACCGGCTCGAGTTCACGGAGGACTACGGCATCGAGGTCTACGATGGACAAGACGATCGATTTCCTTTGAGCCAGTATTCCGGTGGCGAGCGGGACGTCATGGCGTTGTGTGCCCGGCTGGCGCTTTCGCAAGTCATTGGCGGACAGGCCGCCACGCCAATCAAGTTCATGGTGCTGGATGAGGTTTTCGGTTCGCTCGATCCCGATCGACGGCGCAACCTCATGGAGATGCTGCAGCGGCTCATGGAAGAGAACCAGGCGTTCCAGCAGCTCTTCGTCATCAGTCATGTC